From the Thermococcus sp. MV5 genome, the window ACTAACCACTGCTTCACCAAGTCCCCATGCAGCATTTATCATTATCTCGCTTCTATCACTTGTGACAGGGTTTGCAGTGAACATAACACCGCTTGTCTCGCTGTTAACCATCTTTTGAACAACGGCACTCAAGTAAACCTTTGAGTGGTCAAATCCTTGTTTTGCTCTATAGAAAGTAGCTCTTGCAGTCCAAAGTGAAGCCCAGCATCTTTTAACCTTCTCCTTAACGTCATCAACACCAACAACATCAAGATATGTTTCCTGTTGACCTGCAAAAGAGGCCTCTGGAAGATCTTCAGCTGTAGCTGAGCTTCTAACAGCAACATAGACCTCTTCCTTACCAAATCTTTGTGAAAGCTCTTTATAAGCTTGTTCTATTTCTTTAGCTATCTCTTCAGGCATTTCCATTGAGATTATCTTCTCCCTAATCTTAGCAGTGTTCTCTTGGAGTTGTTTGCTGTCGTCAACATTTGTTTTGCTTACAACATCCATAATCCACTCTTGAAGAGTTCTTCCATCTTCAACCTTGACATTTTCAACAAAATACTTGTATGCCTCAGCTGTAACACAGAATCCCGGTGGGACTGGTATTCCTGCGCTTGTCATTTCTCCAAGGTTTGCACCCTTCCCACCTACAAGTGGGACGTCTTCTTTTCTCAGTTCCTCAAACCACTTTATGAATCTATATTCCATCTCGATCCCTCCTTTTAGAATAACCGTGGGTGATATAGAGAGAGCCTATTTAAAATTAACTGTCCAAAAATGGCTTTTGAGTACATAAAATACTCTTCAAAACTACCAAAAGAAAGAGAATATCAGAAAGATTGGGAAGAGATTATCCCTTCAACTAAACTGATAGCATTCCTAATGCCATATATGTACTCTAAAGCCCGAAAGATATCCAATGTGCTCTGTAATGGTCTCGGTTCTTTATTAAGATCATAAGTGGTTTTGATGATCTCAAGCATTTGCTCCTTTTCATGCTCCATCCCTGCAATGTGATAAACAAAAAGAACATTTGCATAAGTGGCTCTTGAATAACCATAACCCTTTTCACCTTTAAATCTACCATTATCCTCCTGCTGTTCTCTAATCCACTTTGCTGCCTTTTTAATTGCCGGCAAAACTCTCTCGTCTCCACTAAGTTGATAATACCTAGCCAAGCCAAATGCCGTAACTATTGTACCTCCCAAGCTCTTTTTCCAGCTCCCATCGCCTCTTTGTTCGTCTAAGATCTTTGTTATTATATTATCTAACACAGTTTTATTGAATAATCCATACTCATAGAGAATAGGTAACATCTGAGCTTCGGCAAATAAATCTCCCTTCTTATCTTTTGATGTCGTCATAATGTAATCCTCTTGAATACGCTTTCTTAGATAAGTCATGGTTTTTTCCTGTCCTTCAAAGGGTAACCCTTTAAGGGGTTCTATTGTGAACGTAGTATAGAGCGTAAAATCGTTCGGCGGCACCCCTTCTGGGAACCCCCCGTTTTCAAGTTGTTTATATGCAAGCCATCTGAGTAGCCATTCATACCTCTCTTTAAACCATTCATTTCCGGTTTCTTGATAGAGGTATGAATAAATCCTAGCTATTCTGGCATTAAGGAAGTAATCACCTTTATATCCATCATCAAAGTCGGCATAGTTATAACCCGTCCAAAAACACTCTAAGAATTCCACAAACTTCTCATGATCTCCAGAATATAACATTTTATCCTGAGTAGGAGGTACCAAGGAGGGGTTTGGGACAAACTCGTAAAGCTCTGAATTTCCATTTACAAAGAGTGTCTTAAAGTGTGTATCATAAGGTGCGTACTCCATAAGCCCATACTTTATGAGACCGTAGGCTCTTCTGTATTTATCCACATACACATAGCTCACATTGTATGCTTTCATCAGAGTGTAAACTCTATCCTTCTGAGTGGAACTAAACATCACTACATGATCCGCATAGGCCTTATTCGCCTCTTGAGGATCAGGGGCCTTCTCAAAGAAGCCTTGATAAACCTTTTTCCACATCACTACATCTTTTCTATGAGTATTACCAATTAATAAATATCCTAAGTCCCACCATACTAGGAACACAGAATTCTCCGGTGTGTTCTCTTTTATCCACTCAAATGCTTCTTTGTCTTTCACTGTCGGGGGTGTTATGTAAGCATAAGCTGAATATGCACCTTGAAAAACTGGCCCAAGGAAGAGTAAAGCTATCACGAGAGATACAACTCTCTTGTTTAATAGTAGTTTTTTAAATAGTCCTGCCCCCCACCCACTTATGTCTGCGGTTATTTTCTCCAAAACCCATTGAATTCGGGGAAATACTTCATCAACCAAAAATTCCGCTGCCATTATTGAGAGGGGTAACGAAGCATAGGGATCTCTAAACCTAAAGGCAATACTCCCAAAAATCATGAAAGACCAAGCCCATAAAGCTAGTCCTTGCCTGATTGGCCCCCCTTCAAAATATCTCTTAGTGGCTAGAACCCCAAAAATTAGTTGGATAATACCAATCCACTTGAGGTATCCCAAAGCTGTAACCTCTTCCCTTGGCATTCTTGAGATGAGGCCTCTTATAAACTCACCACTGACAGGAGCATAGTAAAGTAACACACCAATCAAAGCCAACCCTACCAAATAATGAAGATGTTTCTTAACCCAAGGGACGAAGTATATGAATGCCATTAGAATTCCCACACCAACAAAAAATACCCATCCCCTGTGTGTGACCATGTAAATAGGTAGTAAAACTATTAAGGATACTATATACTTTGGTTCTCCAGTTTTAAAGAACCTCACTAAGAGCCATAAGCCAATTACAAATAACAATATTCCCAGATTTTCTGGAATGTAAAGACTTGTCCTGTAAACAAAATTCGGAGCAAAGCCCACTAAAAGGGTCGCTAGAAACACCTTTTTCTCGTCTTCTAGAATCTCCCTAGACAGATAATAAAAGGCAACTAGAGATAAAACCCCATAGATGGCCGGCAGAATAAAAAAGACGTAGTCAGTCTTGAAAATGGAATATAGAAACGCACCTATTACATGAAATAAGGGAGGATAGCTATATGCTTTAAGCCCTAAAAGAGAACTCACGTCCTTTGAAAGCACACCTATCCCGTTGTTTACTATTCTCAAAGTAAGATCTTTGTGAAGATATTCATCATAAACAGCAAGTAACAAAGTTCTATGCGGAATCAGTCTCACGATGAAAGATACTATGAGCAGTGATGCAAATTTGAACCTTTTCATTTTCCACACCCCTAACTC encodes:
- a CDS encoding glycosyltransferase family 39 protein, with protein sequence MKRFKFASLLIVSFIVRLIPHRTLLLAVYDEYLHKDLTLRIVNNGIGVLSKDVSSLLGLKAYSYPPLFHVIGAFLYSIFKTDYVFFILPAIYGVLSLVAFYYLSREILEDEKKVFLATLLVGFAPNFVYRTSLYIPENLGILLFVIGLWLLVRFFKTGEPKYIVSLIVLLPIYMVTHRGWVFFVGVGILMAFIYFVPWVKKHLHYLVGLALIGVLLYYAPVSGEFIRGLISRMPREEVTALGYLKWIGIIQLIFGVLATKRYFEGGPIRQGLALWAWSFMIFGSIAFRFRDPYASLPLSIMAAEFLVDEVFPRIQWVLEKITADISGWGAGLFKKLLLNKRVVSLVIALLFLGPVFQGAYSAYAYITPPTVKDKEAFEWIKENTPENSVFLVWWDLGYLLIGNTHRKDVVMWKKVYQGFFEKAPDPQEANKAYADHVVMFSSTQKDRVYTLMKAYNVSYVYVDKYRRAYGLIKYGLMEYAPYDTHFKTLFVNGNSELYEFVPNPSLVPPTQDKMLYSGDHEKFVEFLECFWTGYNYADFDDGYKGDYFLNARIARIYSYLYQETGNEWFKERYEWLLRWLAYKQLENGGFPEGVPPNDFTLYTTFTIEPLKGLPFEGQEKTMTYLRKRIQEDYIMTTSKDKKGDLFAEAQMLPILYEYGLFNKTVLDNIITKILDEQRGDGSWKKSLGGTIVTAFGLARYYQLSGDERVLPAIKKAAKWIREQQEDNGRFKGEKGYGYSRATYANVLFVYHIAGMEHEKEQMLEIIKTTYDLNKEPRPLQSTLDIFRALEYIYGIRNAISLVEGIISSQSF